A portion of the Anoplopoma fimbria isolate UVic2021 breed Golden Eagle Sablefish chromosome 15, Afim_UVic_2022, whole genome shotgun sequence genome contains these proteins:
- the bag5 gene encoding BAG family molecular chaperone regulator 5 isoform X2, whose amino-acid sequence MCANVFGVLKSLFGKPFDGGKRMDHGGPQHQQQQHPMEQQQQAYHQQHPAMMRLYEVHKEGTSLGPQVCTFSGLPDDRDYKRLERELTRLLLEVDQVDTEGKPDLQGARKRAAQEVEGLLRYLEENARHPSRGAIEELSNEARQLVDDRVVAPQRSGGVAEINDELVDALQVIILRLTQVKTEGRVPLRKARYRALTRLCAVQDVIEGRTQQQTLSLPLPGDTHEAVHRINQVMVKVSVARGQLVALLMGLSGRDSCAHLSRILTEMQVELDALDVSGNTAIRNYRKQVVEEINGLLKHLDLEVEGEDTRRYDLAQNNSIREIEAVRAHVSHLRDGVLRHCVMGDLSFRPKAELQSLLTHLDQVDTAKNPCIREARRRAVVEVQAIITFLDLREALARRQPGPGEHPSHRAVWLVLGSLSDLQAQALGFDGKRVDKSYILLEELLTKQLLALDAVDPQGDETTKMARKQAVKFAQNILNYLDMKTDEWEY is encoded by the exons ATGTGCGCGAATGTGTTCGGAGTTTTGAAAAG CCTGTTTGGGAAGCCCTTTGATGGTGGGAAGAGGATGGACCATGGCGGCCCacaacatcagcaacaacagcatccgatggagcagcagcagcaggcctaCCATCAGCAGCATCCCGCCATGATGCGGCTCTACGAGGTCCACAAGGAGGGGACGTCTCTGGGGCCCCAGGTGTGCACCTTCAGCGGCCTGCCGGACGACCGCGACTACAAGCGTCTGGAGCGCGAGCTGACGCggctgctgctggaggtggaCCAGGTGGACACGGAGGGCAAGCCGGACCTGCAGGGGGCTCGGAAGAGAGCGGCGCAGGAGGTGGAGGGCCTCCTGCGCTACCTGGAGGAGAACGCCAGGCACCCGTCCCGCGGCGCCATCGAGGAGCTGAGCAACGAGGCGCGGCAGCTGGTGGACGACCGCGTGGTGGCGCCCCAGCGGTCCGGAGGGGTGGCCGAAATAAACGACGAGCTGGTGGACGCCCTGCAGGTGATCATACTGAGGCTCACCCAGGTCAAGACGGAGGGGAGGGTGCCGCTCCGCAAGGCGCGCTACCGGGCCCTGACCCGTTTGTGCGCCGTCCAGGACGTGATCGAGGGGCGAACGCAGCAGCAGACGCTCTCGCTGCCGCTGCCGGGCGACACCCACGAGGCCGTGCACCGCATCAACCAGGTGATGGTGAAGGTGAGCGTGGCCCGCGGCCAGCTGGTGGCCCTGCTGATGGGTCTGAGCGGCCGGGACAGCTGCGCCCACCTGTCGCGCATCCTGACGGAGATGCAGGTGGAGCTGGACGCGCTGGATGTCTCCGGGAACACGGCGATCAGAAACTACAGGAAGCAGGTTGTGGAGGAGATAAACGGGCTGCTGAAACATCTGGAcctggaggtggagggagaagACACGCGCAG GTACGACTTGGCTCAGAACAACTCCATCCGTGAGATCGAGGCGGTGCGCGCTCACGTCTCCCACCTGCGAGACGGCGTCCTGCGTCACTGCGTGATGGGCGACCTGAGCTTCAGGCCCAAAGCCGAGCTGCAGAGCCTCCTCACCCACCTGGACCAGGTGGACACGGCCAAGAACCCGTGCATCCGGGAGGCCCGCCGCCGCGCCGTGGTGGAGGTCCAAGCCATCATCACCTTCCTGGACCTCCGCGAGGCCCTGGCCCGCCGCCAGCCGGGCCCCGGCGAGCACCCGTCGCACCGGGCCGTGTGGCTGGTCCTGGGGAGCCTCTCGGACCTCCAGGCCCAGGCGCTGGGCTTCGACGGCAAGCGGGTCGACAAGAGCTACATTttgctggaggagctgctgacCAAACAGCTGCTGGCGCTGGACGCCGTGGACCCGCAGGGCGACGAGACCACCAAGATGGCGCGGAAGCAGGCGGTGAAGTTTGCCCAGAACATTCTCAACTACCTGGACATGAAGACGGACGAGTGGGAGTATTGA
- the bag5 gene encoding BAG family molecular chaperone regulator 5 isoform X3, producing MAVRWLCSLFGKPFDGGKRMDHGGPQHQQQQHPMEQQQQAYHQQHPAMMRLYEVHKEGTSLGPQVCTFSGLPDDRDYKRLERELTRLLLEVDQVDTEGKPDLQGARKRAAQEVEGLLRYLEENARHPSRGAIEELSNEARQLVDDRVVAPQRSGGVAEINDELVDALQVIILRLTQVKTEGRVPLRKARYRALTRLCAVQDVIEGRTQQQTLSLPLPGDTHEAVHRINQVMVKVSVARGQLVALLMGLSGRDSCAHLSRILTEMQVELDALDVSGNTAIRNYRKQVVEEINGLLKHLDLEVEGEDTRRYDLAQNNSIREIEAVRAHVSHLRDGVLRHCVMGDLSFRPKAELQSLLTHLDQVDTAKNPCIREARRRAVVEVQAIITFLDLREALARRQPGPGEHPSHRAVWLVLGSLSDLQAQALGFDGKRVDKSYILLEELLTKQLLALDAVDPQGDETTKMARKQAVKFAQNILNYLDMKTDEWEY from the exons ATGGCTGTACGGTGGCTATGCAG CCTGTTTGGGAAGCCCTTTGATGGTGGGAAGAGGATGGACCATGGCGGCCCacaacatcagcaacaacagcatccgatggagcagcagcagcaggcctaCCATCAGCAGCATCCCGCCATGATGCGGCTCTACGAGGTCCACAAGGAGGGGACGTCTCTGGGGCCCCAGGTGTGCACCTTCAGCGGCCTGCCGGACGACCGCGACTACAAGCGTCTGGAGCGCGAGCTGACGCggctgctgctggaggtggaCCAGGTGGACACGGAGGGCAAGCCGGACCTGCAGGGGGCTCGGAAGAGAGCGGCGCAGGAGGTGGAGGGCCTCCTGCGCTACCTGGAGGAGAACGCCAGGCACCCGTCCCGCGGCGCCATCGAGGAGCTGAGCAACGAGGCGCGGCAGCTGGTGGACGACCGCGTGGTGGCGCCCCAGCGGTCCGGAGGGGTGGCCGAAATAAACGACGAGCTGGTGGACGCCCTGCAGGTGATCATACTGAGGCTCACCCAGGTCAAGACGGAGGGGAGGGTGCCGCTCCGCAAGGCGCGCTACCGGGCCCTGACCCGTTTGTGCGCCGTCCAGGACGTGATCGAGGGGCGAACGCAGCAGCAGACGCTCTCGCTGCCGCTGCCGGGCGACACCCACGAGGCCGTGCACCGCATCAACCAGGTGATGGTGAAGGTGAGCGTGGCCCGCGGCCAGCTGGTGGCCCTGCTGATGGGTCTGAGCGGCCGGGACAGCTGCGCCCACCTGTCGCGCATCCTGACGGAGATGCAGGTGGAGCTGGACGCGCTGGATGTCTCCGGGAACACGGCGATCAGAAACTACAGGAAGCAGGTTGTGGAGGAGATAAACGGGCTGCTGAAACATCTGGAcctggaggtggagggagaagACACGCGCAG GTACGACTTGGCTCAGAACAACTCCATCCGTGAGATCGAGGCGGTGCGCGCTCACGTCTCCCACCTGCGAGACGGCGTCCTGCGTCACTGCGTGATGGGCGACCTGAGCTTCAGGCCCAAAGCCGAGCTGCAGAGCCTCCTCACCCACCTGGACCAGGTGGACACGGCCAAGAACCCGTGCATCCGGGAGGCCCGCCGCCGCGCCGTGGTGGAGGTCCAAGCCATCATCACCTTCCTGGACCTCCGCGAGGCCCTGGCCCGCCGCCAGCCGGGCCCCGGCGAGCACCCGTCGCACCGGGCCGTGTGGCTGGTCCTGGGGAGCCTCTCGGACCTCCAGGCCCAGGCGCTGGGCTTCGACGGCAAGCGGGTCGACAAGAGCTACATTttgctggaggagctgctgacCAAACAGCTGCTGGCGCTGGACGCCGTGGACCCGCAGGGCGACGAGACCACCAAGATGGCGCGGAAGCAGGCGGTGAAGTTTGCCCAGAACATTCTCAACTACCTGGACATGAAGACGGACGAGTGGGAGTATTGA
- the bag5 gene encoding BAG family molecular chaperone regulator 5 isoform X1, whose protein sequence is MPLGCGRWKQTSATMCANVFGVLKSLFGKPFDGGKRMDHGGPQHQQQQHPMEQQQQAYHQQHPAMMRLYEVHKEGTSLGPQVCTFSGLPDDRDYKRLERELTRLLLEVDQVDTEGKPDLQGARKRAAQEVEGLLRYLEENARHPSRGAIEELSNEARQLVDDRVVAPQRSGGVAEINDELVDALQVIILRLTQVKTEGRVPLRKARYRALTRLCAVQDVIEGRTQQQTLSLPLPGDTHEAVHRINQVMVKVSVARGQLVALLMGLSGRDSCAHLSRILTEMQVELDALDVSGNTAIRNYRKQVVEEINGLLKHLDLEVEGEDTRRYDLAQNNSIREIEAVRAHVSHLRDGVLRHCVMGDLSFRPKAELQSLLTHLDQVDTAKNPCIREARRRAVVEVQAIITFLDLREALARRQPGPGEHPSHRAVWLVLGSLSDLQAQALGFDGKRVDKSYILLEELLTKQLLALDAVDPQGDETTKMARKQAVKFAQNILNYLDMKTDEWEY, encoded by the exons ATGCCCCTTGGCTGTGGCCGATGGAAACAGACATCCGCAACAATGTGCGCGAATGTGTTCGGAGTTTTGAAAAG CCTGTTTGGGAAGCCCTTTGATGGTGGGAAGAGGATGGACCATGGCGGCCCacaacatcagcaacaacagcatccgatggagcagcagcagcaggcctaCCATCAGCAGCATCCCGCCATGATGCGGCTCTACGAGGTCCACAAGGAGGGGACGTCTCTGGGGCCCCAGGTGTGCACCTTCAGCGGCCTGCCGGACGACCGCGACTACAAGCGTCTGGAGCGCGAGCTGACGCggctgctgctggaggtggaCCAGGTGGACACGGAGGGCAAGCCGGACCTGCAGGGGGCTCGGAAGAGAGCGGCGCAGGAGGTGGAGGGCCTCCTGCGCTACCTGGAGGAGAACGCCAGGCACCCGTCCCGCGGCGCCATCGAGGAGCTGAGCAACGAGGCGCGGCAGCTGGTGGACGACCGCGTGGTGGCGCCCCAGCGGTCCGGAGGGGTGGCCGAAATAAACGACGAGCTGGTGGACGCCCTGCAGGTGATCATACTGAGGCTCACCCAGGTCAAGACGGAGGGGAGGGTGCCGCTCCGCAAGGCGCGCTACCGGGCCCTGACCCGTTTGTGCGCCGTCCAGGACGTGATCGAGGGGCGAACGCAGCAGCAGACGCTCTCGCTGCCGCTGCCGGGCGACACCCACGAGGCCGTGCACCGCATCAACCAGGTGATGGTGAAGGTGAGCGTGGCCCGCGGCCAGCTGGTGGCCCTGCTGATGGGTCTGAGCGGCCGGGACAGCTGCGCCCACCTGTCGCGCATCCTGACGGAGATGCAGGTGGAGCTGGACGCGCTGGATGTCTCCGGGAACACGGCGATCAGAAACTACAGGAAGCAGGTTGTGGAGGAGATAAACGGGCTGCTGAAACATCTGGAcctggaggtggagggagaagACACGCGCAG GTACGACTTGGCTCAGAACAACTCCATCCGTGAGATCGAGGCGGTGCGCGCTCACGTCTCCCACCTGCGAGACGGCGTCCTGCGTCACTGCGTGATGGGCGACCTGAGCTTCAGGCCCAAAGCCGAGCTGCAGAGCCTCCTCACCCACCTGGACCAGGTGGACACGGCCAAGAACCCGTGCATCCGGGAGGCCCGCCGCCGCGCCGTGGTGGAGGTCCAAGCCATCATCACCTTCCTGGACCTCCGCGAGGCCCTGGCCCGCCGCCAGCCGGGCCCCGGCGAGCACCCGTCGCACCGGGCCGTGTGGCTGGTCCTGGGGAGCCTCTCGGACCTCCAGGCCCAGGCGCTGGGCTTCGACGGCAAGCGGGTCGACAAGAGCTACATTttgctggaggagctgctgacCAAACAGCTGCTGGCGCTGGACGCCGTGGACCCGCAGGGCGACGAGACCACCAAGATGGCGCGGAAGCAGGCGGTGAAGTTTGCCCAGAACATTCTCAACTACCTGGACATGAAGACGGACGAGTGGGAGTATTGA
- the bag5 gene encoding BAG family molecular chaperone regulator 5 isoform X4, giving the protein MDHGGPQHQQQQHPMEQQQQAYHQQHPAMMRLYEVHKEGTSLGPQVCTFSGLPDDRDYKRLERELTRLLLEVDQVDTEGKPDLQGARKRAAQEVEGLLRYLEENARHPSRGAIEELSNEARQLVDDRVVAPQRSGGVAEINDELVDALQVIILRLTQVKTEGRVPLRKARYRALTRLCAVQDVIEGRTQQQTLSLPLPGDTHEAVHRINQVMVKVSVARGQLVALLMGLSGRDSCAHLSRILTEMQVELDALDVSGNTAIRNYRKQVVEEINGLLKHLDLEVEGEDTRRYDLAQNNSIREIEAVRAHVSHLRDGVLRHCVMGDLSFRPKAELQSLLTHLDQVDTAKNPCIREARRRAVVEVQAIITFLDLREALARRQPGPGEHPSHRAVWLVLGSLSDLQAQALGFDGKRVDKSYILLEELLTKQLLALDAVDPQGDETTKMARKQAVKFAQNILNYLDMKTDEWEY; this is encoded by the exons ATGGACCATGGCGGCCCacaacatcagcaacaacagcatccgatggagcagcagcagcaggcctaCCATCAGCAGCATCCCGCCATGATGCGGCTCTACGAGGTCCACAAGGAGGGGACGTCTCTGGGGCCCCAGGTGTGCACCTTCAGCGGCCTGCCGGACGACCGCGACTACAAGCGTCTGGAGCGCGAGCTGACGCggctgctgctggaggtggaCCAGGTGGACACGGAGGGCAAGCCGGACCTGCAGGGGGCTCGGAAGAGAGCGGCGCAGGAGGTGGAGGGCCTCCTGCGCTACCTGGAGGAGAACGCCAGGCACCCGTCCCGCGGCGCCATCGAGGAGCTGAGCAACGAGGCGCGGCAGCTGGTGGACGACCGCGTGGTGGCGCCCCAGCGGTCCGGAGGGGTGGCCGAAATAAACGACGAGCTGGTGGACGCCCTGCAGGTGATCATACTGAGGCTCACCCAGGTCAAGACGGAGGGGAGGGTGCCGCTCCGCAAGGCGCGCTACCGGGCCCTGACCCGTTTGTGCGCCGTCCAGGACGTGATCGAGGGGCGAACGCAGCAGCAGACGCTCTCGCTGCCGCTGCCGGGCGACACCCACGAGGCCGTGCACCGCATCAACCAGGTGATGGTGAAGGTGAGCGTGGCCCGCGGCCAGCTGGTGGCCCTGCTGATGGGTCTGAGCGGCCGGGACAGCTGCGCCCACCTGTCGCGCATCCTGACGGAGATGCAGGTGGAGCTGGACGCGCTGGATGTCTCCGGGAACACGGCGATCAGAAACTACAGGAAGCAGGTTGTGGAGGAGATAAACGGGCTGCTGAAACATCTGGAcctggaggtggagggagaagACACGCGCAG GTACGACTTGGCTCAGAACAACTCCATCCGTGAGATCGAGGCGGTGCGCGCTCACGTCTCCCACCTGCGAGACGGCGTCCTGCGTCACTGCGTGATGGGCGACCTGAGCTTCAGGCCCAAAGCCGAGCTGCAGAGCCTCCTCACCCACCTGGACCAGGTGGACACGGCCAAGAACCCGTGCATCCGGGAGGCCCGCCGCCGCGCCGTGGTGGAGGTCCAAGCCATCATCACCTTCCTGGACCTCCGCGAGGCCCTGGCCCGCCGCCAGCCGGGCCCCGGCGAGCACCCGTCGCACCGGGCCGTGTGGCTGGTCCTGGGGAGCCTCTCGGACCTCCAGGCCCAGGCGCTGGGCTTCGACGGCAAGCGGGTCGACAAGAGCTACATTttgctggaggagctgctgacCAAACAGCTGCTGGCGCTGGACGCCGTGGACCCGCAGGGCGACGAGACCACCAAGATGGCGCGGAAGCAGGCGGTGAAGTTTGCCCAGAACATTCTCAACTACCTGGACATGAAGACGGACGAGTGGGAGTATTGA